The Polaribacter sp. HaHaR_3_91 genomic sequence CTAAAATATCACATTTAAAAGTTTCTATGGGGTATGCAGTACTTCAGTTAGTTGTAAATTTCACCATCCTTAAAACATATAAATTAGAGTTGTCAACTCAATTAATAGTATTTTTTGGTGTGATTGTACTTTTTATTATACTTTATATTTTCCTTTTTAGATTGCTTGCTAAAAAAGCAAAAATGAACAATGCAACATAAAATTCCTTTATCTGAGTCTCATATAAATATTGATTTAAAAACTTCTTTTTCATCAATAGATATTGATGTTGTTGCAGAATTTGAAAAATCTTTAGAAAAGTATTATGATTATAAGAAAAGTGTTTTAGCAGTAAATTCTGGAACTTCTGCTATTCATTTGGCGTTAATTTTAAGTGGTGTAGAAAAAGGAGATGAGGTTTTATGTCAATCGTTAACTTATGTTGCTACTATAAACCCAATTATTTACCAAAATGCAACCCCTATTTTTATCGATAGTGAGCAGGATACTTGGAATATGTGTCCTATTCAATTAGAGCGCGCTATAAAAGATAGAATCTTAAAAGGGAAAAAACCAAAGGCAATTGTTGTTGTCCATTTGTATGGTATGCCAGCAAAAATTGATGAAATAGTTGCTATTTCTCGTAAATACAATATCATTTTAATTGAAGATGCTGCCGAAGCTTTGGGTGCAGAGTACAAAGGGAAGAAATGTGGTGCTTTTGGAGATTTTGGAATTCTTTCTTTTAATAATAATAAGATTGTTTCTACTTTAGGAGGCGGAGCATTAATTTGCAATACAGAAATTGAAAAAGAAAAAGCCTTTTTTTATGCCACACAAGCTAAGGAAAATGAAAGGCATTATGAACACAAAGTAATAGGGTATAACTACAGAATGAACTCTTTAGGTGCCCTTATTGGAATTGCCCAACTTAAAAAGCTGAAAACATACCTAAAAAAAAGACGTATCATTAATGATTTTTATAAAGAATCTTTTAAGAACTTTTCAGGAGTATTTTTCTTAAAAGAGCATTCAGCATCAATTGTGTCTAATCATTGGCTGAGCTGTATTCTTTTAGAAGTTGAAGAGGTTGCTGTTACAAAGCATAAACTGTTGGATGTACTTAAGAAAAACAATATTGAAATTCGCTTTTTCTGGAAACCAATGCACTTACAGCCTGTTTTTAAAGAGTATCCGTACTATGGTGGTGAAATTGCAGAAAATTTATTTCAAAAAGGAATCTGCCTTCCATCTGGATCTACTCTCCTAAAAAATGATTTAATCAGAATCTCAGAATGCATTAAGAAATTTTTGTAGATTTGTAAAAAAAAAACTAGAAAACTAAAAAATGATAAGAACCTTTTTTCTTCGAACCTTAAATAAATATGCATCTAAATGGCTAGTTTTATTGATAGACTTATCTTTAGTTTTTATCGCTTTTTTTATTGCCTATTTTATACGTTTTAATGTAAGCTTTAATTTTAACATCTCTAATTTATTAAATCAAATACCTTATGTTTTAGGTTTTGCGCTGATAAGTTTTTTAACAGTAGGCTCTTATAAGGGGATTATAAGACATACGGGTATTAGAGATGCTTTTAATGTATTTATTGCAAGTTCATTAGTCTGTTTGTTACTACTTTTGGCCGTAACTTTTAATGTTTTTTTTAAAGTAATCGATTCTTTTTACATTCCAAAATCCATTATTATTATCCATTATTTAGTAACTACTTTAGTTCTTATTTTAAGTAGATTTATTTTTAAAGCTTTTTTTGAAGTACTATCCACAGAATTAGATACAATTCATAATGTTTTAATCTATGGAGCAGGTGACTCAGGTATTATTGCTTTAAATGCGTTAAATAGGGATAAACAAAATAATTATGATGTTATCGGTTTTATAGACGACAATAAAAATAAAATAGGAAAGAAAATTGATAGAGTATTGATCTTTAACTCTAATGTAATTAATAAAAAATTTATAGAAAAGCATTCCGTTGATCAAGTGATTATTTCTATTCAGAATATCAAGCCAAATCGATTATTAGCAATTACTGATAAATTTATAAACCTAGATATTGATGTGAAAATAGTACCTCCTTTATCTAAATGGATAGATGGAGATTTAAACGCCAATCAAATTAGACAAATTAAGATCGAAGATTTATTAGATAGAGCACCTATTATTATTGATAATCCGATTGTACAACGAGAAGTGAATAATAAAGTTGTATTGGTTTCTGGTGCTGCTGGTTCTATAGGAAGTGAAATTTCTAGACAATTAAGTTTATATAATTGTAAATTAATAGTGCTTATAGATCAAGCAGAGTCTCCTTTGTATGATTTACAACAGGAGTTAATTCAGAAAGGAATCACTAATTTTGTAGCCATTGTTTCTGATGTTAGAGACCGGTTTAAAGTAGAGCGTATCTTTAAAAAATATAAACCTCAAAGGGTTTTTCATGCAGCTGCATATAAGCACGTTCCTCTAATGGAAAAATCGCCGTATGAAGCCATTAAAGTAAATGTGTTAGGAACAAAAAATATAGCAGATTTATCTCATGAATATGGCATAGAAAGGTTTGTAATGGTTTCTACAGACAAAGCGGTGAACCCCACCAATGTAATGGGAGCTTCTAAACGTATTGCAGAATTATATATAAGTTGTGTAAGTAAAATTTCTAAGAAAACGAAGTTTACCATTACTAGATTTGGAAATGTTTTGGGATCTAATGGGTCGGTAATTCCTTTATTTAAAAGACAAATTGAAAATGGAGGGCCTTTAACAGTAACACACAAAAAAATTACCAGGTATTTTATGACCATACCTGAAGCGTGTAGCTTAGTTTTAGAAGCTGGAACGATGGGGAAAGGTGGTGAAATATACATTTTTGATATGGGGAAATCTGTGAAGATTTTTGAAATTGCCAAAAGAATGATTTATTTATCCGGTTTGCGATATCCAGAAGATGTTGATATCAAAATTACAGGTTTAAGACCTGGAGAAAAATTATATGAAGAGTTATTAGCCGATGGAGAGAACACTACAAAAACCTACCATAATAAAATAATGATTGCAAAAACGCAAAAGTTAGACAACTCAATTGTTAAAATTAAAATAGATGATTTAGCCCTTAATTTTGACAAATTAAACAATAGTGAATTGGTGGCATTAATGAAGACGTTAGTTCCTGAGTATGTCTCTAATAACTCAGAGTTTGAGATATTAGATGTTAAGCTCAAGTAAGTTAAAATAAAATAGTATTTTCGCAAAAAAAAAATGTATAAATGATTAGAATTAGAACGATTCTCTTTTTGTTAGTGGTTGTAATGTCATCTTGTGTTTCTAACAAAGATATTGCCTATTTTCAATTTGATGAGATTGAACAGCTTAATGTGAGTAATAATTTTGAAACAATTTTTAAGCCAGATGATTTGTTACAAATCACCATTTCTTCAGAAAATATTGAAGCAACCTTACCTTTTAATCTACCAGCAGTAACTTTTG encodes the following:
- a CDS encoding aminotransferase class I/II-fold pyridoxal phosphate-dependent enzyme, whose amino-acid sequence is MQHKIPLSESHINIDLKTSFSSIDIDVVAEFEKSLEKYYDYKKSVLAVNSGTSAIHLALILSGVEKGDEVLCQSLTYVATINPIIYQNATPIFIDSEQDTWNMCPIQLERAIKDRILKGKKPKAIVVVHLYGMPAKIDEIVAISRKYNIILIEDAAEALGAEYKGKKCGAFGDFGILSFNNNKIVSTLGGGALICNTEIEKEKAFFYATQAKENERHYEHKVIGYNYRMNSLGALIGIAQLKKLKTYLKKRRIINDFYKESFKNFSGVFFLKEHSASIVSNHWLSCILLEVEEVAVTKHKLLDVLKKNNIEIRFFWKPMHLQPVFKEYPYYGGEIAENLFQKGICLPSGSTLLKNDLIRISECIKKFL
- a CDS encoding nucleoside-diphosphate sugar epimerase/dehydratase gives rise to the protein MIRTFFLRTLNKYASKWLVLLIDLSLVFIAFFIAYFIRFNVSFNFNISNLLNQIPYVLGFALISFLTVGSYKGIIRHTGIRDAFNVFIASSLVCLLLLLAVTFNVFFKVIDSFYIPKSIIIIHYLVTTLVLILSRFIFKAFFEVLSTELDTIHNVLIYGAGDSGIIALNALNRDKQNNYDVIGFIDDNKNKIGKKIDRVLIFNSNVINKKFIEKHSVDQVIISIQNIKPNRLLAITDKFINLDIDVKIVPPLSKWIDGDLNANQIRQIKIEDLLDRAPIIIDNPIVQREVNNKVVLVSGAAGSIGSEISRQLSLYNCKLIVLIDQAESPLYDLQQELIQKGITNFVAIVSDVRDRFKVERIFKKYKPQRVFHAAAYKHVPLMEKSPYEAIKVNVLGTKNIADLSHEYGIERFVMVSTDKAVNPTNVMGASKRIAELYISCVSKISKKTKFTITRFGNVLGSNGSVIPLFKRQIENGGPLTVTHKKITRYFMTIPEACSLVLEAGTMGKGGEIYIFDMGKSVKIFEIAKRMIYLSGLRYPEDVDIKITGLRPGEKLYEELLADGENTTKTYHNKIMIAKTQKLDNSIVKIKIDDLALNFDKLNNSELVALMKTLVPEYVSNNSEFEILDVKLK